A stretch of the Bacillus sp. B-jedd genome encodes the following:
- a CDS encoding PfkB family carbohydrate kinase: MKYIIVGPTIVNDIQFADGTTSKGHIGGAIFCLEGLKIWSDDCLYVSNVGEDFSNYYGEWMDKNHCSYEGLNYILPRTEYTTLVYGDEGLHDEVSIYSEDIDKQISALDKRTAEQIASYCSDETKGIYIEASESDPLWDNLHLIQMKCNAKIMWEIPTSAAMEKNRKEKVLKTIHKAGLYSINFPEAMSLFEKEDEKSAVDAIIAFGVPCFFRVGSKGSYMISDGQAYFAPSITIGDIVDATGCGNCSTAAALYAYCEGFQPEKIAAMANVAAAYNLVQYGPYPVITNETRTEALQLVEKLIGKFV; this comes from the coding sequence ATGAAATATATTATTGTTGGTCCGACTATCGTGAATGATATTCAATTCGCGGATGGCACAACGAGCAAGGGGCATATTGGCGGCGCCATCTTCTGCCTTGAAGGGTTAAAAATATGGAGTGACGATTGCCTTTATGTATCAAATGTAGGCGAAGATTTCTCGAACTATTATGGAGAGTGGATGGATAAAAACCATTGCTCCTATGAAGGTCTTAATTACATTCTTCCTCGTACGGAATATACGACTCTGGTATACGGAGATGAAGGTCTTCATGATGAGGTTTCGATATATAGCGAGGATATAGACAAGCAAATTTCAGCGTTGGACAAACGAACTGCCGAGCAGATTGCCAGTTATTGCAGTGATGAAACAAAGGGTATCTATATTGAAGCGTCTGAATCAGATCCTTTATGGGATAACTTGCATCTGATTCAAATGAAATGCAATGCGAAGATCATGTGGGAAATTCCAACTTCCGCAGCAATGGAAAAGAACCGGAAAGAAAAAGTATTGAAGACAATTCACAAGGCTGGCCTGTATTCAATTAATTTTCCAGAAGCGATGAGCCTATTTGAGAAAGAAGATGAAAAATCGGCTGTCGATGCAATTATTGCATTTGGCGTCCCATGCTTTTTCCGAGTTGGCAGCAAAGGTTCGTATATGATTTCGGATGGGCAGGCTTACTTTGCTCCAAGTATCACTATTGGAGACATAGTTGATGCAACAGGTTGTGGCAATTGTTCTACTGCTGCTGCACTTTACGCCTATTGCGAAGGCTTTCAGCCAGAGAAAATTGCGGCTATGGCAAATGTTGCTGCGGCATATAACCTAGTGCAATATGGTCCATACCCTGTTATAACCAACGAGACAAGAACTGAAGCTTTACAGTTGGTTGAAAAGTTAATAGGTAAATTTGTTTAA